The Gemmatimonadaceae bacterium genome includes a window with the following:
- a CDS encoding DinB family protein translates to MPSPLLTQYIAGHDGDPWYGTSRTRMLRGVSAADAAATPIPGGHSIWQLVLHMTAWTEEVQRRLDGAAPATPARGDWPPVPAPTDAAWRAAKAALTRAHARVADTVATMPAQRLQRAVGKTREPALGTGVTFGEMLVGLAQHDAYHVGQIAQLKRLLGR, encoded by the coding sequence ATGCCATCCCCATTGCTGACCCAGTACATCGCCGGTCACGACGGCGACCCATGGTACGGGACCTCACGGACCCGCATGCTGCGCGGCGTGTCCGCCGCCGACGCCGCCGCCACGCCCATTCCGGGTGGTCACTCCATCTGGCAGCTGGTGCTGCACATGACGGCGTGGACGGAGGAGGTGCAGCGGCGGCTGGATGGTGCCGCACCGGCAACGCCCGCGCGCGGCGACTGGCCACCGGTGCCCGCACCGACGGACGCCGCCTGGCGTGCCGCGAAGGCGGCGCTGACGCGCGCACACGCCCGGGTGGCCGACACGGTGGCCACCATGCCGGCGCAGCGCCTGCAGCGCGCCGTCGGGAAGACACGCGAACCAGCGCTTGGCACCGGTGTCACGTTCGGCGAGATGCTGGTGGGCCTGGCGCAGCATGACGCGTACCACGTGGGACAGATCGCGCAGTTGAAGCGCCTGCTCGGACGCTAG
- a CDS encoding Spx/MgsR family RNA polymerase-binding regulatory protein — translation MRLYGFRSCDMVRNAMKWLDAAGIAYTFIDYRRDALDAATVQDWFDRAGWEVVFNRNSTAYRELPPRQQAALTPAAARDLILANTNFIKRPLLDTGTRILAGFNATTWAAAGLA, via the coding sequence ATGCGCCTCTACGGTTTCCGGTCCTGCGACATGGTCCGCAACGCGATGAAGTGGCTCGATGCCGCCGGCATCGCCTACACCTTCATCGACTACCGACGTGACGCGCTGGACGCGGCGACGGTGCAGGACTGGTTCGATCGTGCCGGCTGGGAGGTGGTGTTCAACCGGAACTCGACCGCGTACCGGGAGCTCCCGCCACGGCAACAGGCCGCGCTCACGCCGGCGGCGGCGCGGGACCTGATCCTCGCGAACACCAACTTCATCAAGCGTCCGCTGCTGGATACGGGCACGCGGATCCTGGCCGGCTTCAACGCGACGACGTGGGCGGCCGCAGGGTTGGCCTGA
- a CDS encoding pyridoxal-phosphate dependent enzyme, whose translation MPLHLDTPLIASHPLSRSAGRSIWLKLDGLQPPGSFKIRGIGHACEVHRAAGATRFVSSSGGNAGLAVAYAGHRMGIAVVVVVPQTTTERALALLRQHGAEVVVHGASWQEANEHALSLVGPADAFIHPFDDPLLWDGHATLIDEVAAAGLRPDAVVLCVGGGGLLCGVAEGLQRNGMAAVPILAVETEGAASLHDAMRAGELVTLDRIATVATSLGARRVAARALAWTRERTVHSLLVSDASALRACERFLDDHRMLVEPACGASLALAYDHAEQLAPYGTVLIIACGGATATIDQIRAWSAAGA comes from the coding sequence ATGCCGCTGCACCTGGACACCCCGCTCATCGCGTCGCATCCACTCAGCCGATCGGCGGGACGATCGATCTGGCTCAAGCTCGACGGACTGCAGCCACCCGGGTCGTTCAAGATCCGCGGGATCGGCCACGCCTGCGAGGTGCACCGCGCAGCCGGTGCCACCCGCTTCGTCTCCTCGTCCGGGGGGAACGCGGGCCTCGCCGTCGCCTACGCCGGCCATCGGATGGGCATCGCGGTGGTCGTGGTGGTGCCGCAGACCACCACCGAACGCGCGCTCGCGCTGCTGCGGCAGCATGGCGCCGAGGTGGTCGTGCACGGTGCGTCGTGGCAGGAGGCGAACGAACACGCGCTGTCGCTGGTGGGGCCGGCGGACGCGTTCATCCATCCGTTCGACGACCCGCTCCTCTGGGACGGCCACGCCACGCTGATCGACGAGGTGGCCGCGGCGGGACTGCGACCGGATGCGGTCGTGCTCTGCGTGGGTGGCGGCGGGCTGCTCTGCGGGGTGGCCGAGGGGCTGCAGCGGAACGGGATGGCGGCCGTGCCGATCCTCGCGGTCGAGACCGAGGGGGCCGCGTCGCTGCACGATGCGATGCGCGCCGGCGAGCTGGTCACGCTCGATCGCATCGCCACCGTCGCCACGTCGCTCGGCGCCCGCCGTGTGGCCGCCCGCGCGCTGGCGTGGACACGGGAGCGGACGGTGCACAGCCTGCTCGTGTCCGACGCGAGCGCGCTGCGCGCCTGCGAACGCTTCCTCGACGACCACCGGATGCTGGTGGAGCCGGCGTGTGGTGCGAGCCTCGCGCTGGCCTATGACCACGCCGAGCAGCTGGCCCCGTATGGCACCGTGCTGATCATCGCCTGTGGTGGAGCGACGGCCACGATCGACCAGATCCGGGCGTGGTCGGCGGCCGGCGCGTGA